In one Xiphophorus couchianus chromosome 17, X_couchianus-1.0, whole genome shotgun sequence genomic region, the following are encoded:
- the LOC114160679 gene encoding SH3 and multiple ankyrin repeat domains protein 3-like isoform X5, translating to MPLSPTADTKHDRPRQQAVTNGNPTGSAVARDDDGEDPPSGNSVVVRIGIPDLQQTPAFNGRAGKFLDEERLLKEYPLPNITPIPYLEFRYKRRVYTQSYVDDKQLAKLHTKANLKRFMEHVHQKNAEKVAKWLEKGLDPNFHDSDSGECPLTLAVQLEDSCELIKVLRSGGAHLDFRTRDGITALHRAVLCRNSAALTTLLDLGASPDYKDSRGLTPLYHSAMVGGAPYCCELLLQDHATIGITDENGWQEIHQACRYGNVQHLEHLLFYGADMSSQNASGNTALHLCALYNQDSCARVLLFRGANKDIKNYNNQTAFQVAIIAGNFDLAEIIKIHKTSDVVVPFRETPSYTKRRRVGANRTPAGNGLSSPRSLIRSASDNALESPASSPGPSLQSLETHHDSHTHSLRRHPRRLSPGGGGHAETSPPSSPPHTPQMRKRRLYSAVPGRTFIATRSHVPQGSGEIQLHRGERVKVLSIGEGGFWEGTVKGRTGWFPADCVEEVQMRQYDPRLETREDRTKRLFRHYTVGSYDNYTSYSDYVIEEKTAVLQKRESEGFGFVLRGAKAETPIEEFAPTPAFPALQYLESVDQGGVAWRAGLRTGDFLIEVNGSDVVKVGHRQVVSLIRQGGSRLLMKVVSVSRKSETNLIRKKAPPPPKRAPSTSLTLRSKSMTADLEEIARRRRYEKLDEMLAGGQQEVVLRARPTDDFRAATVKQRPTSRRITQAEINSLFERQGLVPPSAPEKSTMPLPRGMSRTKSFGTPDDDRISALIHESRFPRSSSLTDGSIPPPPQTAPPPPPSPSALYLFDSGPPPSFLPPPPPARGEGLTRSSFKPGAEPRLQELSDARSHAHAERQRKARSMIILQDTPPPPPQPDGHAAGAALHTATQTSTLSIHSTSTALGHSPLSRRRGRPIENPYANVGHQAAPNKPQRRKSPLLKQLPVEEQGLGIKDDPFKPDGGGLMSPSRAELYQQQVLSERARVQGRRSSLFLSVEGAGSDSQAPPLLTQSHSMDDLGELPPPAPVLSPSPTPHTFLHPLTGKPLDPSSPLALALAARERALTARTPSPEPRIKHSSASTTPVPTPAASPETRHKRTPFTTPQSSPEPRSKRTSPQTSPEQRTKHSTPQTSPELRHKRITPPLFPDGQVERPETEGGVTSPAAPSPERWRPSPLPALANESHSALIDRRRSLTVGSSEEEGGAYTVTLPPALLSSSDEETREELRRIGLVTPPPAFASSPAPPPPTSLSLLPRRGGEGGGESGPESLVKRGDEEEGGDERLHDSSLSPSSLPPSITLASPPAPTSPSSPPAAHPTPSPSATSPSALKPRLRSPIGRGRSVLRDPLLKQSSDSELLPSAASSSPSSPLCSSPTSGGSRQPRYLFQRRSKLWGGGDDERRGFSPDEGGGRPAALGGQSSGSAVDLTARSASALELSGRAGSGLDLANRLQLLNKDSHSLGEEPSPLDPGRRSPVGGARLFSSLGELHTISQRGYGASYTVRPGSRYPVTRRSPSPSPSPSDRSMGLGSSPAHCSERPDLSSGRGLTILKSSSLSLPSEPKEVRFVMRSASARTRSRSPSPSPHASPCPSPVLSGPLLALRPWRQRPLNLWNKYDVGDWLESMGLAEHRQRFQEHEIEGSHLPALTKEDYVELGVTRLGHRINIERALRQLLDSST from the exons ATGCCTCTGAGTCCGACCGCTGACACCAAACATGATCGCCCGCGGCAACAGGCGGTTACTAACGGCAACCCAACAGGCTCTGCTGTCGCCAGGGACGACGACGGGGAGGACCCGCCCTCTGGAAACAGCGTCGTGGTCCGAATCGGGATCCCGGACCTGCAGCAGACG CCGGCGTTCAACGGCCGAGCCGGAAAGTTTCTGGACGAGGAGCGCCTGCTGAAGGAGTATCCTCTGCCCAACATCACTCCCATCCCGTATCTGGAG TTTCGCTATAAGAGACGAGTTTACACTCAGAGCTACGTTGATGACAAACAGCTGGCAAAGCTTCACACTAAG GCCAATCTGAAGCGATTCATGGAACATGTTCACCAGAAGAATGCAGAGAAAGTGGCCAAATGGTTGGAGAAAGGCCTGGACCCGAACTTCCACGACTCGGACAGCGGAG AATGCCCTTTGACCCTGGCTGTCCAGCTGGAGGACAGCTGTGAGCTCATCAAGGTTCTGCGCAGCGGCGGGGCCCACCTGGACTTCAGAACCAGAGATGGCATCACGGCTCTGCATCGGGCCGTTCTGTGCAGGAACAGCGCCGCCCTGACG ACGCTGCTGGACCTCGGCGCGTCGCCAGACTACAAGGACAGCAGAGGCCTGACTCCGCTCTACCACTCTGCCATGGTGGGCGGCGCCCCCTACTGCTgcgagctgctgctgcaggaccaCGCCACCATCG gGATCACTGATGAGAACGGGTGGCAGGAAATCCACCag GCGTGTCGCTATGGCAACGTGCAGCACTTGGAGCACCTGCTGTTCTACGGTGCCGACATGAGTTCCCAGAATGCCTCAGGAAACACGGCGCTGCACCTGTGTGCCTTGTACAaccag GACAGCTGCGCCCGAGTTCTGCTGTTCAGAGGAGCCAACAAGGACATAAAGAACTACAACAACCAGACGGCCTTTcag GTGGCGATCATCGCGGGGAACTTTGATTTGGCTGAAATAATCAAGATCCACAAAACTTCTGATGTTG TAGTTCCCTTCAGAGAAACCCCGTCCTATACCAAGCGCCGCCGGGTCGGCGCCAACAGAACCCCTGCCGGGAACGGCCTGTCGTCTCCTCGCTCTCTGATTCGCTCTGCCAGCGACAACGCCCTGGAAAGCCCCGCCTCCTCGCCCGGCCCCTCCCTCCAGAGCCTGGAGACGCATCACGACTCGCACACGCACTCCCTGAGACGCCACCCGCGCCGCCTCAG CCCCGGTGGGGGGGGCCACGCGGAGACCAGTCCCCCCTCTTCACCCCCCCACACGCCacagatgaggaagaggaggctcTACAGCGCCGTGCCAGGGCGCACCTTCATCGCCACACGGTCCCACGTACCCCAGGGGTCTGGAGAAATCCAGCTGCACAGGGGCGAGCGGGTCAAAG TGCTGTCGATTGGTGAAGGAGGCTTCTGGGAGGGAACGGTGAAGGGCAGAACCGGCTGGTTTCCTGCCGACTGCGTGGAGGAAGTCCAGATGAGACAATACGACCCGCGACTGG AGACGAGAGAGGACCGAACGAAGCGGCTCTTCAGACACTACACCGTGGGCTCCTACGACAATTACACCTCCTACAG TGACTATGTGATCGAGGAGAAGACGGCCGTGCTGCAGAAGAGAGAAAGCGAAGGATTCGGCTTCGTCCTGCGAGGAGCTAAAG CTGAGACGCCCATTGAGGAGTTTGCTCCCACGCCGGCGTTTCCTGCTCTGCAGTACCTGGAGTCGGTGGATCAGGGGGGCGTGGCCTGGAGGGCGGGGCTAAGGACCGGAGACTTCCTGATAGAG GTGAACGGCAGCGACGTGGTGAAGGTGGGTCACCGCCAGGTCGTCTCTCTGATCCGACAGGGAGGAAGTCGCCTGCTGATGAAGGTCGTCTCGGTTTCCAGGAAGTCAGAAACAAACCTGATCAGGAAGAAAG ccccgccccctccgAAGCGAGCCCCGAGCACGTCGCTGACGCTGCGGTCCAAGTCCATGACGGCCGACCTGGAGGAGATCG CCAGGAGGCGCCGTTATG aGAAACTAGATGAGATGCTGGCCGGAggtcaacaggaagtggttctgAGGGCCCGCCCCACCGACGACTTCAGGGCGGCGACGGTCAAGCAGCGGCCGACGAGCCGACGCATCACGCAGGCAGAGATCAAC TCTCTGTTTGAGCGCCAGGGTCTGGTCCCGCCCTCCGCCCCGGAGAAGAGCACCATGCCGCTGCCCAGAGGGATGTCCAGAACAAAGAGCTTCG GCACCCCGGACGACGACAGAATCTCGGCTCTGATCCACGAGAGCCGTTTCCCTCGCAGCTCATCTCTGACGGACGGCTCCATCCCGCCGCCTCCTCAGACGGCGCCGCCCCCGCCGCCGTCCCCCTCCGCTCTGTACCTCTTCGACTCCGGCCCGCCGCCGTCCTTCCTGCCGCCGCCTCCGCCGGCCCGAGGTGAGGGCCTGACTCGCTCCAGCTTCAAGCCGGGGGCGGAGCCGCGGCTGCAGGAGCTGTCGGACGCCAGGAGCCACGCCCACGCCGAGCGCCAGCGCAAAGCACGGTCCATGATCATCCTGCAGGACACGCCACCACCACCGCCACAGCCCGACGGACACGCCGCCGGCGCCGCGCTCCACACCGCCACGCAGACCTCCACACTGTCCATCCACAGCACCAGCACCGCCCTCGGACACTCGCCGCTCTCCCGTCGCCGGGGACGACCGATAGAAAACCCGTACGCCAACGTGGGACATCAAGCTGCGCCCAACAAGCCCCAGAGGAGGAAGTCTCCTCTGTTGAAACAACTTCCTGTTGAGGAGCAGG GTCTTGGGATCAAAGACGATCCGTTCAAACCCGACGGCGGTGGACTGATGAGCCCGAGCCGAGCCGAGCTGtaccagcagcaggttctgtCCGAGCGCGCCCGGGTTCAGGGTCGCCGCTCCTCTCTCTTCCTGTCGGTGGAGGGGGCGGGGTCAGACAGCCAGGCTCCGCCCCTCCTGACCCAGAGCCACTCCATGGACGACCTGGGCGAGCTTCCGCCTCCGGCGCCGGTCCTGTCGCCATCACCGACGCCGCACACCTTCCTCCACCCGCTGACGGGGAAACCTCTAg ATCCATCGTCTCCACTCGCACTGGCTCTCGCCGCGAGAGAGCGAGCGCTCACTGCCCGAACGCCGAGTCCCGAGCCTCGAATCAAACACTCCTCCGCCTCCACCACGCCCGTCCCCACCCCGGCTGCCAGTCCAGAGACCAGACACAAACGCACGCCGTTCACCACCCCACAGAGCAGCCCCGAGCCTCGATCCAAGCGCACCTCTCCTCAGACGAGTCCGGAGCAGCGGACCAAACACTCGACGCCTCAGACCAGCCCCGAGCTGAGGCACAAGCGAATCACGCCGCCGCTGTTCCCCGACGGACAGGTGGAGCGACCCGAGACGGAGGGGGGGGTGACGTCACCCGCCGCTCCCTCCCCCGAACGATGGAGACCCTCCCCTCTGCCGGCGCTGGCCAATGAGAGCCACTCGGCGCTGATCGACCGGCGGCGAAGCCTCACGGTTGGCAGCTCGGAGGAAGAGGGCGGGGCTTACACCGTGACGCTCCCACCTGCCCTGCTGTCCTCTAGCGACGAGGAAACCAGGGAGGAGCTGCGCAGGATCGGCCTGGTGACTCCGCCCCCCGCCTTTGCCAGCTCCCCTGCCCCGCCTCCCCCCACCTCCCTGTCCCTGTTGCCACGGcgaggaggagaggggggaggggAGAGCGGCCCGGAGTCCCTGGTGAAGCGAGGAGACGAGGAAGAAGGAGGTGACGAGCGTCTCCATGACAGCTCCTTGTCCCCCAGTTCGCTCCCTCCGTCCATCACGCTGGCGTCCCCCCCCGCCCCgacctctccctcctccccccctGCTGCTCACCCCACCCCCTCCCCCTCCGCTACCTCCCCATCGGCTCTGAAGCCCCGCCTGCGGTCGCCGATCGGCCGCGGCCGCTCCGTGCTGCGCGACCCGCTGCTAAAGCAGTCGTCAGACAGCGAGCTCCTCCCCtccgccgcctcctcctccccctcctccccgCTCTGCTCCTCCCCCACCAGCGGCGGCAGCCGGCAGCCTCGCTACCTGTTCCAGAGGCGGTCCAAGCTGTGGGGGGGCGGAGACGACGAGCGGCGCGGGTTCAGCCCTGATGAAGGCGGCGGCCGACCGGCGGCACTGGGAGGACAGAGCTCCGGGTCGGCGGTGGATCTGACAGCCCGCTCGGCGTCCGCCCTGGAGCTGAGTGGCCGGGCCGGGTCGGGACTGGACCTGGCCAATCGGCTACAGCTGCTCAACAAAGACAGCCACTCTCTGGGGGAAGAACCAAGTCCACTGGACCCAGGCCGCAGGTCTCCTGTAGGGGGCGCAAG GTTGTTCTCCAGCCTCGGTGAACTTCACACCATCTCCCAGCGAGGATACGGCGCCAGCTACACGGTCCGCCCAGGAAGTCGTTACCCCGTCACCCGCCGAAGTCCGTCCCCGTCTCCCTCCCCCTCAGACCGGTCCATGGGCCTGGGCTCCTCGCCGGCGCATTGCTCCGAGCGGCCCGACCTGAGCTCTGGTCGAGGTCTGACCATCCTCAAGTCTTCAAGTCTCAGCCTGCCGTCGGAACCAAAGGAGGTCCGTTTCGTCATGAGGAGCGCCAGCGCACGAACCAGGTCCCGCTCGCCTTCGCCCTCGCCTCACGCCTCGCCCTGCCCCTCCCCGGTCCTCAGCGGGCCCCTGCTGGCCCTGCGGCCCTGGAGGCAGCGGCCCCTCAACCTGTGGAATAAGTACGACGTGGGCGACTGGCTGGAGAGCATGGGCCTGGCCGAACACCGCCAGCGCTTCCAGGAGCACGAGATCGAAGGCTCACACCTGCCGGCGCTCACCAAGGAGGACTACGTGGAGCTGGGCGTCACCAGACTGGGCCACCGCATCAACATCGAGAGGGCCCTCAGACAGTTACTGGACAGCTCCACTTGA
- the LOC114160679 gene encoding SH3 and multiple ankyrin repeat domains protein 3-like isoform X3: MPLSPTADTKHDRPRQQAVTNGNPTGSAVARDDDGEDPPSGNSVVVRIGIPDLQQTKCLRLDPELPVWTSKQRVLVTLTQSLSDVLNYGLFQPAFNGRAGKFLDEERLLKEYPLPNITPIPYLEFRYKRRVYTQSYVDDKQLAKLHTKANLKRFMEHVHQKNAEKVAKWLEKGLDPNFHDSDSGECPLTLAVQLEDSCELIKVLRSGGAHLDFRTRDGITALHRAVLCRNSAALTTLLDLGASPDYKDSRGLTPLYHSAMVGGAPYCCELLLQDHATIGITDENGWQEIHQACRYGNVQHLEHLLFYGADMSSQNASGNTALHLCALYNQDSCARVLLFRGANKDIKNYNNQTAFQVAIIAGNFDLAEIIKIHKTSDVVVPFRETPSYTKRRRVGANRTPAGNGLSSPRSLIRSASDNALESPASSPGPSLQSLETHHDSHTHSLRRHPRRLSPGGGGHAETSPPSSPPHTPQMRKRRLYSAVPGRTFIATRSHVPQGSGEIQLHRGERVKVLSIGEGGFWEGTVKGRTGWFPADCVEEVQMRQYDPRLETREDRTKRLFRHYTVGSYDNYTSYSDYVIEEKTAVLQKRESEGFGFVLRGAKAETPIEEFAPTPAFPALQYLESVDQGGVAWRAGLRTGDFLIEVNGSDVVKVGHRQVVSLIRQGGSRLLMKVVSVSRKSETNLIRKKAPPPPKRAPSTSLTLRSKSMTADLEEIEKLDEMLAGGQQEVVLRARPTDDFRAATVKQRPTSRRITQAEINSLFERQGLVPPSAPEKSTMPLPRGMSRTKSFGTPDDDRISALIHESRFPRSSSLTDGSIPPPPQTAPPPPPSPSALYLFDSGPPPSFLPPPPPARGEGLTRSSFKPGAEPRLQELSDARSHAHAERQRKARSMIILQDTPPPPPQPDGHAAGAALHTATQTSTLSIHSTSTALGHSPLSRRRGRPIENPYANVGHQAAPNKPQRRKSPLLKQLPVEEQGLGIKDDPFKPDGGGLMSPSRAELYQQQVLSERARVQGRRSSLFLSVEGAGSDSQAPPLLTQSHSMDDLGELPPPAPVLSPSPTPHTFLHPLTGKPLDPSSPLALALAARERALTARTPSPEPRIKHSSASTTPVPTPAASPETRHKRTPFTTPQSSPEPRSKRTSPQTSPEQRTKHSTPQTSPELRHKRITPPLFPDGQVERPETEGGVTSPAAPSPERWRPSPLPALANESHSALIDRRRSLTVGSSEEEGGAYTVTLPPALLSSSDEETREELRRIGLVTPPPAFASSPAPPPPTSLSLLPRRGGEGGGESGPESLVKRGDEEEGGDERLHDSSLSPSSLPPSITLASPPAPTSPSSPPAAHPTPSPSATSPSALKPRLRSPIGRGRSVLRDPLLKQSSDSELLPSAASSSPSSPLCSSPTSGGSRQPRYLFQRRSKLWGGGDDERRGFSPDEGGGRPAALGGQSSGSAVDLTARSASALELSGRAGSGLDLANRLQLLNKDSHSLGEEPSPLDPGRRSPVGGARLFSSLGELHTISQRGYGASYTVRPGSRYPVTRRSPSPSPSPSDRSMGLGSSPAHCSERPDLSSGRGLTILKSSSLSLPSEPKEVRFVMRSASARTRSRSPSPSPHASPCPSPVLSGPLLALRPWRQRPLNLWNKYDVGDWLESMGLAEHRQRFQEHEIEGSHLPALTKEDYVELGVTRLGHRINIERALRQLLDSST, from the exons ATGCCTCTGAGTCCGACCGCTGACACCAAACATGATCGCCCGCGGCAACAGGCGGTTACTAACGGCAACCCAACAGGCTCTGCTGTCGCCAGGGACGACGACGGGGAGGACCCGCCCTCTGGAAACAGCGTCGTGGTCCGAATCGGGATCCCGGACCTGCAGCAGACG AAGTGTTTGCGGTTGGACCCAGAGTTACCAGTTTGGACCAGTAAGCAGAGGGTTCTGGTGACGTTGACTCAGTCTCTGTCGGATGTTTTGAACTATGGTCTCTTCCAGCCGGCGTTCAACGGCCGAGCCGGAAAGTTTCTGGACGAGGAGCGCCTGCTGAAGGAGTATCCTCTGCCCAACATCACTCCCATCCCGTATCTGGAG TTTCGCTATAAGAGACGAGTTTACACTCAGAGCTACGTTGATGACAAACAGCTGGCAAAGCTTCACACTAAG GCCAATCTGAAGCGATTCATGGAACATGTTCACCAGAAGAATGCAGAGAAAGTGGCCAAATGGTTGGAGAAAGGCCTGGACCCGAACTTCCACGACTCGGACAGCGGAG AATGCCCTTTGACCCTGGCTGTCCAGCTGGAGGACAGCTGTGAGCTCATCAAGGTTCTGCGCAGCGGCGGGGCCCACCTGGACTTCAGAACCAGAGATGGCATCACGGCTCTGCATCGGGCCGTTCTGTGCAGGAACAGCGCCGCCCTGACG ACGCTGCTGGACCTCGGCGCGTCGCCAGACTACAAGGACAGCAGAGGCCTGACTCCGCTCTACCACTCTGCCATGGTGGGCGGCGCCCCCTACTGCTgcgagctgctgctgcaggaccaCGCCACCATCG gGATCACTGATGAGAACGGGTGGCAGGAAATCCACCag GCGTGTCGCTATGGCAACGTGCAGCACTTGGAGCACCTGCTGTTCTACGGTGCCGACATGAGTTCCCAGAATGCCTCAGGAAACACGGCGCTGCACCTGTGTGCCTTGTACAaccag GACAGCTGCGCCCGAGTTCTGCTGTTCAGAGGAGCCAACAAGGACATAAAGAACTACAACAACCAGACGGCCTTTcag GTGGCGATCATCGCGGGGAACTTTGATTTGGCTGAAATAATCAAGATCCACAAAACTTCTGATGTTG TAGTTCCCTTCAGAGAAACCCCGTCCTATACCAAGCGCCGCCGGGTCGGCGCCAACAGAACCCCTGCCGGGAACGGCCTGTCGTCTCCTCGCTCTCTGATTCGCTCTGCCAGCGACAACGCCCTGGAAAGCCCCGCCTCCTCGCCCGGCCCCTCCCTCCAGAGCCTGGAGACGCATCACGACTCGCACACGCACTCCCTGAGACGCCACCCGCGCCGCCTCAG CCCCGGTGGGGGGGGCCACGCGGAGACCAGTCCCCCCTCTTCACCCCCCCACACGCCacagatgaggaagaggaggctcTACAGCGCCGTGCCAGGGCGCACCTTCATCGCCACACGGTCCCACGTACCCCAGGGGTCTGGAGAAATCCAGCTGCACAGGGGCGAGCGGGTCAAAG TGCTGTCGATTGGTGAAGGAGGCTTCTGGGAGGGAACGGTGAAGGGCAGAACCGGCTGGTTTCCTGCCGACTGCGTGGAGGAAGTCCAGATGAGACAATACGACCCGCGACTGG AGACGAGAGAGGACCGAACGAAGCGGCTCTTCAGACACTACACCGTGGGCTCCTACGACAATTACACCTCCTACAG TGACTATGTGATCGAGGAGAAGACGGCCGTGCTGCAGAAGAGAGAAAGCGAAGGATTCGGCTTCGTCCTGCGAGGAGCTAAAG CTGAGACGCCCATTGAGGAGTTTGCTCCCACGCCGGCGTTTCCTGCTCTGCAGTACCTGGAGTCGGTGGATCAGGGGGGCGTGGCCTGGAGGGCGGGGCTAAGGACCGGAGACTTCCTGATAGAG GTGAACGGCAGCGACGTGGTGAAGGTGGGTCACCGCCAGGTCGTCTCTCTGATCCGACAGGGAGGAAGTCGCCTGCTGATGAAGGTCGTCTCGGTTTCCAGGAAGTCAGAAACAAACCTGATCAGGAAGAAAG ccccgccccctccgAAGCGAGCCCCGAGCACGTCGCTGACGCTGCGGTCCAAGTCCATGACGGCCGACCTGGAGGAGATCG aGAAACTAGATGAGATGCTGGCCGGAggtcaacaggaagtggttctgAGGGCCCGCCCCACCGACGACTTCAGGGCGGCGACGGTCAAGCAGCGGCCGACGAGCCGACGCATCACGCAGGCAGAGATCAAC TCTCTGTTTGAGCGCCAGGGTCTGGTCCCGCCCTCCGCCCCGGAGAAGAGCACCATGCCGCTGCCCAGAGGGATGTCCAGAACAAAGAGCTTCG GCACCCCGGACGACGACAGAATCTCGGCTCTGATCCACGAGAGCCGTTTCCCTCGCAGCTCATCTCTGACGGACGGCTCCATCCCGCCGCCTCCTCAGACGGCGCCGCCCCCGCCGCCGTCCCCCTCCGCTCTGTACCTCTTCGACTCCGGCCCGCCGCCGTCCTTCCTGCCGCCGCCTCCGCCGGCCCGAGGTGAGGGCCTGACTCGCTCCAGCTTCAAGCCGGGGGCGGAGCCGCGGCTGCAGGAGCTGTCGGACGCCAGGAGCCACGCCCACGCCGAGCGCCAGCGCAAAGCACGGTCCATGATCATCCTGCAGGACACGCCACCACCACCGCCACAGCCCGACGGACACGCCGCCGGCGCCGCGCTCCACACCGCCACGCAGACCTCCACACTGTCCATCCACAGCACCAGCACCGCCCTCGGACACTCGCCGCTCTCCCGTCGCCGGGGACGACCGATAGAAAACCCGTACGCCAACGTGGGACATCAAGCTGCGCCCAACAAGCCCCAGAGGAGGAAGTCTCCTCTGTTGAAACAACTTCCTGTTGAGGAGCAGG GTCTTGGGATCAAAGACGATCCGTTCAAACCCGACGGCGGTGGACTGATGAGCCCGAGCCGAGCCGAGCTGtaccagcagcaggttctgtCCGAGCGCGCCCGGGTTCAGGGTCGCCGCTCCTCTCTCTTCCTGTCGGTGGAGGGGGCGGGGTCAGACAGCCAGGCTCCGCCCCTCCTGACCCAGAGCCACTCCATGGACGACCTGGGCGAGCTTCCGCCTCCGGCGCCGGTCCTGTCGCCATCACCGACGCCGCACACCTTCCTCCACCCGCTGACGGGGAAACCTCTAg ATCCATCGTCTCCACTCGCACTGGCTCTCGCCGCGAGAGAGCGAGCGCTCACTGCCCGAACGCCGAGTCCCGAGCCTCGAATCAAACACTCCTCCGCCTCCACCACGCCCGTCCCCACCCCGGCTGCCAGTCCAGAGACCAGACACAAACGCACGCCGTTCACCACCCCACAGAGCAGCCCCGAGCCTCGATCCAAGCGCACCTCTCCTCAGACGAGTCCGGAGCAGCGGACCAAACACTCGACGCCTCAGACCAGCCCCGAGCTGAGGCACAAGCGAATCACGCCGCCGCTGTTCCCCGACGGACAGGTGGAGCGACCCGAGACGGAGGGGGGGGTGACGTCACCCGCCGCTCCCTCCCCCGAACGATGGAGACCCTCCCCTCTGCCGGCGCTGGCCAATGAGAGCCACTCGGCGCTGATCGACCGGCGGCGAAGCCTCACGGTTGGCAGCTCGGAGGAAGAGGGCGGGGCTTACACCGTGACGCTCCCACCTGCCCTGCTGTCCTCTAGCGACGAGGAAACCAGGGAGGAGCTGCGCAGGATCGGCCTGGTGACTCCGCCCCCCGCCTTTGCCAGCTCCCCTGCCCCGCCTCCCCCCACCTCCCTGTCCCTGTTGCCACGGcgaggaggagaggggggaggggAGAGCGGCCCGGAGTCCCTGGTGAAGCGAGGAGACGAGGAAGAAGGAGGTGACGAGCGTCTCCATGACAGCTCCTTGTCCCCCAGTTCGCTCCCTCCGTCCATCACGCTGGCGTCCCCCCCCGCCCCgacctctccctcctccccccctGCTGCTCACCCCACCCCCTCCCCCTCCGCTACCTCCCCATCGGCTCTGAAGCCCCGCCTGCGGTCGCCGATCGGCCGCGGCCGCTCCGTGCTGCGCGACCCGCTGCTAAAGCAGTCGTCAGACAGCGAGCTCCTCCCCtccgccgcctcctcctccccctcctccccgCTCTGCTCCTCCCCCACCAGCGGCGGCAGCCGGCAGCCTCGCTACCTGTTCCAGAGGCGGTCCAAGCTGTGGGGGGGCGGAGACGACGAGCGGCGCGGGTTCAGCCCTGATGAAGGCGGCGGCCGACCGGCGGCACTGGGAGGACAGAGCTCCGGGTCGGCGGTGGATCTGACAGCCCGCTCGGCGTCCGCCCTGGAGCTGAGTGGCCGGGCCGGGTCGGGACTGGACCTGGCCAATCGGCTACAGCTGCTCAACAAAGACAGCCACTCTCTGGGGGAAGAACCAAGTCCACTGGACCCAGGCCGCAGGTCTCCTGTAGGGGGCGCAAG GTTGTTCTCCAGCCTCGGTGAACTTCACACCATCTCCCAGCGAGGATACGGCGCCAGCTACACGGTCCGCCCAGGAAGTCGTTACCCCGTCACCCGCCGAAGTCCGTCCCCGTCTCCCTCCCCCTCAGACCGGTCCATGGGCCTGGGCTCCTCGCCGGCGCATTGCTCCGAGCGGCCCGACCTGAGCTCTGGTCGAGGTCTGACCATCCTCAAGTCTTCAAGTCTCAGCCTGCCGTCGGAACCAAAGGAGGTCCGTTTCGTCATGAGGAGCGCCAGCGCACGAACCAGGTCCCGCTCGCCTTCGCCCTCGCCTCACGCCTCGCCCTGCCCCTCCCCGGTCCTCAGCGGGCCCCTGCTGGCCCTGCGGCCCTGGAGGCAGCGGCCCCTCAACCTGTGGAATAAGTACGACGTGGGCGACTGGCTGGAGAGCATGGGCCTGGCCGAACACCGCCAGCGCTTCCAGGAGCACGAGATCGAAGGCTCACACCTGCCGGCGCTCACCAAGGAGGACTACGTGGAGCTGGGCGTCACCAGACTGGGCCACCGCATCAACATCGAGAGGGCCCTCAGACAGTTACTGGACAGCTCCACTTGA